DNA sequence from the Armigeres subalbatus isolate Guangzhou_Male chromosome 1, GZ_Asu_2, whole genome shotgun sequence genome:
CGAAAAAGAGTTAACAGCAATCCATTGGGCAGTTAACTATTTCACACCATATTTGTACGGAAGAAGGTTCTTGGTTAGAACAGACCATAGGCCTCTGGTATACCTATTCAATATgaaaatcctacgtcaaaactcaCTAGGATGAGAGTTGATTTAGAAGATTTTAATTTCGATATCGAGTTCGTAGCGGGAAAAGCAAACGTTTGTGCGGACGCGCTCTCACGTATTGTAATTCCTACTACTTCAGAACAACTTAAAGTCTAAGTGTTCTTGTGGTTAACACAAGAGCCAtgacaaagaagaaagaaacattAAAATACCCACGGATTCACAGGAAGCTAGCAGTGAGACTGATCACCTCACAGCTTGGCAAACTGAGAACCCTTCTCAGACCAATAAACTCCTTAAACTCGATGGTAGCGTGCACAACAATCGGTTAAGGATGTCCATTTTAATCATAATTATAGAAAGATGCTAGGAACAGTTAACGTAACATTCACGCGCGAAaatggaagtcaagctttagaGTTTGCTCTTCTAGAAATATCGAAATATATGAAGCATTACAAGAGAGATAAGCTAGCACTCTCAACGGAAAacgaaatatttaattttatctCGCTCCATACACTCAAGGAAATCGCAAACAATGCCATTTCCACGTACGAGATAATACTTTATAAACCCCAGACGTTTATAGAAAATGAAGAGGATATCAATGAAATACTAACACATTATCACATGACACCTACGGGAGGTCATATAGGCCAACATCGGCTATATTTAAAATTGAGAGAAATATATAAGTTCAaaacatgaaaaatttaatatcaaactttgtcagaaattgtgaaaaatgtaaGGTGAATAAAGTAACCAGACATACTAAGCAGCCAGAAGTAGTCACTACGACTCCTTCTAGACCATTTGAAGTCCTTTCAGTAGACACTGCAGGTCCACTGACAAGAACTGATAAAGGGAACAGGTATATTTTGACAATACAATGTAATTTAACTAAAtatgtggtacttgtaccagtACCTACAAAGGAAGCTGCAATATTAGCCAGAGCACTAGTATACAATTTTATCCTGATCTATGGATCATTCTTGGAAATTAGAACTGACCAAGGATCAGAGTATAATAATGAGGTTATGGAACGAATTTGTAAACTAttggaaataaaacaaaatttttcgacAGCATACCACCCACAGTCAATTGGAGCACTGGAGAGAAATCACAGATGTTTAAACGAATATCTGAGATGTTTCACCAATGCTCATCAAACAGATTGGGATGATTGGGTAAAATTTTATGAATTCACATTCAATACTACACCACACACCGAACATGGCTACACTCCTTATGAGTTAGTATTCGGCAAGAAAGCTAGGCTACCGCaagattctaaaatttaaactcAACAATTGAACCAATTTATAATCTTGATCAGTATGATGCCGAACTAAAATTTAGACTCCAAAACTCCAACCAAATAGCTAGAGATAGCTTGATTCAGAGTAAACAAAACCGACAAATTGcagcaaatacaaatacaaacccTATTTTATTAAGCGTAGGAGATAAAGTTTATATCACAAACGAAAATAGGAAGAAATTAGACCCTTTTTACATCGGCCCATACGTAATAATTAAATCAGAAGAACCAAATTGTATAATCAAACATACGGTCACAAATAAACAGTCCAAAGTTCACAAAATAGATTGATGAAAGCGTAAAAAGTTAGGAGCGTACATCACTTCATATTgaaattatatatattttttattcttttcgaaTGGTTACACCATTCTCCTAAAGGGGAGGTGTAGCATACTAGCATATCATGTCAGGAAAATCCAACAATCAGCAATAAGGATAAACCCATTAGCATAAATTATCGAATACCTAATTAGCTACCATTATCTTGTCATTGTCATTTGTCTACGAAAAGTACTCTTTACGGTTTTACCTAAAACAAACCCACTAACGGGTTTTGCCCAAAACATCACATTATAAACATCAACAATAAACGCCTTAACCTTAAGCACACTTCCAATGTCAGACACCACAccgttatattattattttacctaCTCACGTGTTTGGGTCACGTACCTGAACGCAAGAAGACAATTGTAAACTAGTATTTAAGAAAGATACAATAAAGAAACGACGTTCATTTCTTACTCAAGTCAAATCCAGACGGACATGCTGTCCGATGTGTTGTGAATCTGTTCAAGTTATCACCACCCGTGCAGGAGCACACCTAACTACCACCACATTAGAAGTGCCATCAGAAGAGATCCACCATCAATCGGATCAGTCCTGGCATTTTTGGAGCTTCTATTTTCAACCATCAAGGATACCCTACGTTTCGACTGGGTCAGTCTTGGTGTCTCTATCGGAGAAGCAAACCAGGTCATCAACCCACTCAATCTCCTGACAGTGACAAGGACAACTACAGCTCCGCAGGTGGGACAACCATCAGGAAACGTAACACAGGAAGAACTGACAGATCTAGGCATGCTCATCCTTGGCGGCTTCCGGGTTCATCATGCCACGAATCCGACATATAGTTACAGTCGGGATTCCCCTGACGCATGCATCTACACACTCAGCTGACCCAGTTCCTAACGTGTGACCGGATGCAAGGTCAGCATTTCCACCCGCCCGACAACAGTGACATCAACAGCAGCGTATCGGTTGATCAGCATTTTTAGGCTATTTGCTCGATCAGCAAATATCATTATTAAATAGGACCAGACAGGGCCTCAGGCGGTCAGTTATTGATTATCGGTCGGTGAACGTAGTTAGTTCTTAATTAATGTAATTATCGAGTGTTTATCAAGTGTAATTATCGAATGTACTTAGTGAATAAATGTTTTTAATGAACTGAAGGACGAGAGTGATTATTGGCGCAGCCGTCCGGAAACGGTTGAAGTGAAGTGTAAGTGATAACAGTGGCAGATTACGAACTAAAAAACGTAATTATAAGTGGTTCCGCGAGAGCATCCACGACTGAAGGATTAGACAGATCCGTCGCACGGAGTTGAGGACACCTGGATTACCAGCAACGTTCAACCTGGACCTACGGACACGAATGCAAAACcgtaagtaatttttttttctctttattcTCCCCTGAAAATTACTTGCGAGGAGATTATCGTACTACCAGATAGGCGCATAATCTCTCAAAAGAATTGCACTACCAgatagacatttttttttgccgcAACTTGGTTTACTATCAGATAGGAACCAAGCCAAGCTAATTTCCCCCCTCTACTGCGTACTATCAGATAGCGCACACACTTCACTATACAAGTCGCACTACCAGATAGACGACTCGTTGGTTCCAACTCAGTTTACTATCAGATATGAATTGAGTCAAGTCTTTCCCCCAACGGCATCTAATGCCAAAAGTAAAAACTGCTTTGAAGAAAGCACGAGGGCTCCTTCGGCCAGAGTTATATAGCAGCTCCGATTCGGAAAGTAGTGGCATTTCGGAAGAATACGCTCACGTACCGATTAACAATTTGTCCATTCCGATCGATTTAATTACGATGGCTGAGCAACAAAACCCCTTAGAGGCGATCGCCCAGCAAATGGCTCAAATGATGCAGGCCATAAATAATCTCACTGCGAAGCAAGCGCAATATGAGAATCAAATTCATAACAGGGCATCCACTAGCCAAGCTACCGACAACGGAGGTAGTAGAACAGTGACGGTCGATCCATTTAGGATACCCGACCCAATCAAACTTTTGCCAAGTTTTAATGGCaacaaaaaacaattgaattggtGGCTAGAAACAGCggaaaaaacattaaataattttgaatcgcTGGTGTCTCCGGACACTTTTCAAATCTATTTAACCGctgtaacaaataaaattgaggGACACGCCAAAGATGTGCTCTGCACTAACGGCAATCCTACCACTTTCGCGGAAGTAAAACGGATCTTGCAATCAGCTCTCGGAGACAAGCAAGATCTATCTACTTATAACTGCCAGCTATGGCATAATAAGATGGACGGCAGAGTCAGCagacaaaatatttgaagaaggaTACAAAAGTTGATATAAACGATAAGGAATTCAAGGgaagttttgaaaaatgtaagAACATTCTTATTTCTGAAACTATACTGGCACATCCAGACTTTACGAAGCCATTTGTGTTAACCACAGATGCATCGAAATACGCGCTGGGAGCAGTTCTATCGCAaatcaatgataacaaagatCATCCAGTAGCATTTGCCTCAAGAACGCTTTATAAACATGAAATCAACTACTCAACCACCGAGAAGAAAGCATTGGCCATCATATGGGCCATAGACAAATTTAACACTTACCTCCACGGTAATAAATTTACACTGGTCACAGACCACAAACCTCTGGTTTTCAttaaaaatgcaaataaaaatgGTAAATTGATTAGATGGAGATTAGAACTCGAGAATTACGATTACACGGTGGTATACAAAACAGGAAAGACAAATGTAGTCGCCGATGCATTAAGCAGAAAGGTAGAAGCAAATGTCAACGAAATTTCTGAGTCTTCAGATGCAGAAACGGTTCATTCCGCTTCAAGTTCTGAAGAGTTGTTTATCCATTTCACAGAAAGGCCGGTAAACAACTACagaaatcaaaaaatccttcGCGTTACCAGATTCAATTCTGAAATAACGGGAAACGTATTCCCCGGATACAAGCGAACTATTATCTGTTGTAATGATTGCGCTACAGATAAAATAACCGATATCTTTAAAAGATATTGGAACGGAAGGCAAACAGCAGTTTATGCACCAGAGAACCTTCTTAACTTAATACAGGAAGCCTATAGGAATCACTTTTCACATGCCCATTTAGTGGTCACCCAAAATATGGTTGAAGACGTAACATCTGTAGAACGTCAAGACAATATCATCAGGAAAGAGCACGACAGAGCACCCAGGGGCTTCAAGAGGTGGAGCAACAAATTAAAAGATCTTTCTTCTTCCCAGAGATggtgaaaaaaataagaacaTTTAATAACGCATGTCAAATTTGTTGCGGACATAAATACGACAGGAAGCCTtataatataaaaatttcaTCAAGACCTATAGAAAATGCACCATTCCACAGAATACACATCGACATATTTGGAATCGACAAAGAAAACTATTTAACAATAATTTGtgcattttcaaaacatttacaAGCAATAAAAATCGATACAAGGAACATAATAGACATCCAAAATGCCCTcagccaatatttttcaactttttccatACCACGATTAATTGTATGCGACCACGAAGCATCCTTCACTAGCATAAGGATGGCAGATTACCTTTCAAACTTGGGTACAAGAATGGAATTTGCTTCTTCATCAGAATCGAACGGGCAAATCGAAAAAACACACAGTACCCTAATCGAACTGTTCAACACTAACAGGCATAAATTTCCAGGAAGTAGTTCGAATCAAATAATGGGAACGATGGTGGCCCTGTATAACGACACCGTTCACTCAGCGACAGGACTTACCCCAAATGAATGAATCTTCAACAGAATAAACACATCGAATCCTAATGAAATAAGCAGGACTTCACATAATATATTTGAGAAAGTttcacaaaatttgaaaaaagccCAACACAAAATGAAACGATATAATGACAAAAAAGAAGATCCTCCAGTAATATAAACAGAAAAAACAGTTTACATAAagaaaggaacaaggaagaaactAGACCCTAGATTTACTACGTCAAAGTGCGTAGCAGAAAACGAAAGGACTATCAAAATTACTAGACATGTCaaacgaaataaaaacaaaatcaaaacaattaaaaactaACCTATCTCATCTTTCATTTCAGGAACGCAAACCAAATAGAATCCATTCACCCCAGATGAACACCTTTGCAGCCAAAACCAAACCCCACATTTCAACGTTAcaccaaaacaaaaatctacttCTCTTTTTAGGAAACACAAAAAGacggaaacaaacaaaaaattgatAATCTCACCCCAACAAACAGTTTAAATTAACTGAAAAGCATCAGTAATCAGAACCATGATCATAATACAATTAACACTCCTAGCATTTCTTTTTTCGCTAATTCAAAGCAACAAAATAGTCACCAGAAACACATACACAAAATACATAACATTCTACAATCTGCGGGATGCTCTGAAGAGTCAACTTACAACGCCAGTTCTTCGGGATGCCATAGAAGTCGCTATTGTAAACTTGGCCGCTGTTTATATAGATGCTGAATTCATAAAACTTCTGTGTGCCGTGGATATGTTTTTTGCCATGTTCCCGAAACACAAGCTTACTAAATTGAGGTTCGGAACGCTCATATTGTCGTACAAAGATTGTACAGGTGTTGCAGCAATCGGACATGGTTGCGAGCTAATGAGCCATAACACACGTATATTCACCCGATGGCTAATGACCCCGACCCTGCGTCAGGATTTTAATCGCATGAACATCCCGGGTCAAGAGATCACGTTGCCTTACTCTTATGGCCCTTATTTATCCGGTTTGGGATTAGTAGACAAGAGTCCATATTCGGCTGCACTCGACTGTGGGTTACACATGTTCTCACACTTAATCGGATGTGCATTATTATCTACCAGGTCCATTAACGCTATATTCTTCCAGCCCAGCGGATTGAGCTCAGTAATAGACAACGCAATCTTATTCATTTATGCGCATTCATGCACCAGCTCTCTCCAATTGCAGTTCTTCAAGAAGAGTGAGATTGATACTGTGAAAGGAATTGAGAATGAAGCAAGGCGTCAGATTGAGTCTCTACGTAAGCAGTTACGATCCCTGGAAGATGCAGAAGTTGCCTCCGCTGATGGAGAGGCTGGAGGTGTGGACCCAGAGGCAGAACCCATTCAGGATAACACTGGTCTTGGCGGGGCCGGTGATCTGGATAATGTAGAAGACGCCGGAGATTTCGACGATCTCTATCCGGAAGAACCCCGCAGTCGAGATGCACTGGATTGGTACGCGTATATTGCCAAGTATTGTCGGGGAGCCATACCGGAAAGGATGAGGGCTGTGGCTTACGACAGATGGTCACAAATCAAGGATGTGAGGCCGGGAACTGTAGGAGAGTTTGCGAAGAGGATGGGAAGAGCGCAAACGCATTAGAGGACGAGAGGAGATTGACAACTATTAAGTCAAGTACGCCATTTGtattttcttagtttttaagATATTATAaccccataaaaaaaaaaagaaaagaagacaATGTTTCGTCCtgggtgggacgaccctacgttgtgtgaTTTTAATGGTGATTCTCCGGGCGACGAATAAAGAAAACTACTGCTTGATCGAGACTTCTGAtttattgcctccgagaggcagcgtgccaaCTCGGAGGTTACTTTCGAGACACTGTCCATAAGATGGATTGGGgagtcgccttttataggcgactcTTAGTACGGAAAGACAATTATAACATATTATATAATTAATAGGAACGTGTgcacaaacattcaaatttaaaatctaattgGACTTACAGCGCGCCAACTGCTACGCATATAACGCTAGCAGTTGGCGCGAGAACAGAAAACAAAAGTGACACAATATAAAAGAATGATACACGCTGCACTGGCTTCAACAGCAGCTACGACGGTGAGCGCAGTTCGTGATCGAACAACTACTTTGTCACTAATTGGCGATTTAAAAGATTGTTTTTTGATGCACAAGATTACAAAATCTAACCGATAAAAGCGATTTCCAttgttcattttatttttatcatttcaaATACGGATAACTGCATTTAGTTAAAAATGCAAAAGTTAAGACCACGTACAAGAGTAAAGTCATCACAGGAGAGCACGTGTAGCGATCCTAAACGCCatgcaataatcatcatttttcttctatatttaaagtatgtcatataaacgaacgaaaagaaagattggacaggttggaacctgtccatttatgtttatcaaatagcaaACGCTGTTGAAAAAAACAACGGATATTTAAGTATAAGCAAAACTTGGCGAATAAGCTGGCCTAGGAATAGTAGCTGactaaattattaaataattgtttatttagagagtacgaatgctctcggagcagaatgtcacatgagagtaaatgtaggtagcatgcaacattattgaaaatgagagaaaaattgtaaacaatagccagtagtttttgtaaataaagaagagagtcggactttggacttggagttagcaagtcacatcagaattgttcaagtgttttatttttcaaattgtgatgacTGTTTTCCAGAAAACTAACCGCTCGAGCTCGCGCACACGGATTCAAACATCAACGTACTGTTGCGTATTCCGTATTATTAAGGTTAATTCGTCAAGAATGTAGTTTTTAATTGAAGTCAGACAAAACAGGATAATAAAAATTTCAGTGTGTTAAAGTATCTTATAAATATTTTCTCGTTTTGAACTTTTTGGAAAGGCTCGCAATTCGCATTATGAGGTCTGGTTCCCCCACAGTGTGAAAGAGGGTCCAGCACCTGTTGAAACCAACTGCATCGTCAGTAGGTTCAACGGTTATGACAATCCTCAAGCGTTTGTGTCGGCGCATCAACAGAGGCATCAACATCAACGGCGATGAAGATACTTTGTCTCTGATTGGCGATTTAAAAGTTTCTTTTTCGATGCACAAGATTACAAAATTCAACCGAGAAAAGTGATTACCAttgttcattttatttttatcatttcagATACAGATAACTGCATTTAGTTAAAAATGCAAAAGTTAAGACCACGTACAAGAGTAAAGTCATCACAGGAGAGCACGGATTCAAATATCAACGTACTGTTGCGTATTCCGTATTATTAAGGTTAATTCGTCAAGAATGTAGTTTTATCTTTTACTACGAATAGAAGAAGCAGGTAAATTTGATGATATTATAATAACAATCAGACAAAACCTAATGCTAAGAAGAAGACCTATCTGCCTTTGGGGAGGTGGCTGGTATTGAGAAAGCTTCAAACAAAGAAGGAATCACCCGCGCGGTAAAACATTCGAAGAGCATTTGGAAAAGattaaaacaattttcgaaACTTTAAGAAAAGCAATTTTTTTAGATAAACCAGACTAATAATAATGTGCGTTAGGTACCACTGCTCCCGACCGCTAAATATTCATACAGGTGCAGGAATGCTTGGTTAGCAGTTTTGTTTAATAAAAGGGCTCGCACTTCGCGAGGTTGTCCTCTTTCATCATCTACGTGTCGGGTTAAGTAGTTAAATGATTTATTGTTAGCTTTTGAGAATAAATACCAGAGTAgaaaattttaacttttttaaaAACTCATTTCGGATCTCGAAAGTCCTTTCTCTGAAGTAGAATTCCTCGGATTTATTATTACTGAAAATGGCTTAATTAAAAAGTTATCCAGAACCAATTAACTTAAAGGCATTTAGAATGTTCTAACTACGCTtcgaatgaaaatgaaatgctcTCTTTTGTTTGGGCATTACATACACTGGTcatgaaattattatttatactagTTACCGCCAATCTAAAACACAGTTACCGCCAATTCAAAACAATTGCAAAACCAAAACACGTCGACCCGACATACGATCAAGTCAACGATATCACCGAGCCACACGGAGACCAAACATCAACAATCGATAATTATCATTATCGAATCAAAATAAGGAGTCAGAAGAAAACACTTTTCACCATCTATAAATAACAGCAACCATCGGAATGGGAATAGTCAGTTTGTGATTAGCTTAGGATTAAGACAGTAGGACTAATAAGtgaataaagttattttttaaaaatagatttaggATAGTAATTCGTTTAACTTACTGACCATCAACCCTTGACATTTGCCATCTCTCCAAAACAACGAATGAAAGCTAAAAAGATGGTAAGCATCTATAGAAGAAGCCTGGTAAAGCAGATGTTGTAGCACATGCTTTATCAAAGGTTCAAATAAATTCTATGACCGCAACCCAAAACTCCGCTGAAGATGATGGCAGCTCTTTTATACCATCCACTGAAGCTCCAGTAAATGTTTTTAAGaatcaaataattttcaaaattggtaaTCATCAGtatttcccattgaaaattaTAAAAGGTTAGATTTTCTCAAAAGAAGGTTCACGATATTCACGACAGAGAAAGACAGcttgaagaaattaaaaatatacacAAATTCGCACTCAAATGTTTaatttgaatgtttttaaaacCGCAATTCATAGATCTGAGACTAATGACCAGAGAGTTTAATAGAAAATCAGGTGGAGGAGTTCTTGTAGCTATTTCGACTATTTTTTATTCAGAAATCATTCCTTCATCTAAATCTAATAAATTTGAGCATGCTTGGGTAAAATCATACATAACAGGTGAAGTACACCTGTTTGCCTCAGTGTATCATCCACCTGACCATGCTCATAAAACCACATATGAAGGTTAAAGGTTAAAGTTCACATCTACGGCGACATAATGGCGATTTCATTCTGGACtcgaagcatactttcaagggcctggaagcctcctttcaagaggcctggaagcctcctttcaagaggcctggaagcctcctttcaagaggcctggaagcctcctttcaagaggcctggaagcctcctttcaagaggcctggaagccacctttcaagaggcctggaagcctcctttcaagaggcctggaagcctcctttcaagaggcctggaagccttctttcaagaggcctggaagccttctttcaagaggcccggaagcctcctttcaagaggcctggaagcctcctttcaagaggcctggaagccttctttcaaaaggccttaaagcctcctttcaagaggcctggaagcctcctttcaagaggcctggaagcctcctttcaagaggcctggaagcctcctttcaagaggcctggaagcctcctttcaagaggcctggaagcctcctttcaagaggcctggaagcctcctttcaaaagggctggaagcctcctttcaagtggcctggaagcctcctttcaagaagccttgaagtctcctttcaagaagccttgaagtctcctttcaagagacccggacgctaactttcaagaagctcggaagcctcctttcaagaatccttgaagtctcctttcaagaagccttgaagtctcctttcaagagacccggacgctaactttcaagaagctcggaagcctccttccaagaggctcggaagattcctttcaagaggcctgaaagatttcttccaagcagctcgaaggcctccttacaagaggctcggaggactccttttaagttgttcagaagccttttttcaaaaggtttggaagcttggaaacctccattcaagaggcctggaagcctcctttcaagaggcctggaagcctcctttcaagaggcctggaagcctcctttcaagaggcctggaagcctcctttcaagaggcctggaagcctcctttcaagaggcctggaagcttcctttcaagaggcctggaagcctcctttcaagaagcctggaagcctcctttcaagaggcctggaagcctcctttcaagaggcctggaagcctcctttcaagaggcctggaagcctcctttcaagaggcctggaagccttctttcaagaggcctggaagcctcctttcatgaggcctggaagcctcctttcatgagacctggaagcctccattcaagagtccttgaagtctcctttcaagaggcctggaagcttccttgcaagaggcctggaagcctcctttcaagaggcctggaagcctccttgcaagagtcctggaagcctccttgcaagaggcctggaagcctccttgcaagaggcctggaagcctccttgcaacaggcctggaagcctccttgcaagaggcctggaagcctccttgcaagaggcctgaaagcctcctctcaagaggcctggaagcctcctttcaagaggcctgaaagccttctttcaagaggcctgaaagcctcctttcaagaggcctggaatcctcctttcaagaggcctggaagcctcctctcaagaggcctggaagcctccattcaagaggcctgctggaagcctcctttcaagaggcctggaagcctcctttcaagaggtctgggagcctcctttcaagaggtctgggagcctcctttcaagaggcctggaagcctcctttcaaaaggcctggaagcctcctttcaagaggcctgaagcttcctttcaagcgggctggacgcctcctttcaagaggcctggaagccttcattcaagaggcctgaaagtcTTTTTTTAAGAGCCCTGAaagtcttttttcaagaggcctggaagcctcctttcaagaggcctggaagcctcctttcaagagacctggaagcctccttttaagagacccGGACgccaactttcaagaggcttggaggccttcttttaagagggtcggaagcctccttccagtctaggaagcctctctacaagaggttCAAAAGTCTTTtatcaagacgctcggaagtctgctttcaagaggcccagaagcctcgtGTTAAGAGGTCTGAAAGCTttggaagccttcattcaaaaagctcaaaaggctcctttcaagagaaggttcttttcaaaaggctcagaaagcTCTTTAcaaaaggctaggaagcctccctttaagatgcccggaagcctgcttttgaGAGGGTtctgaagcctccattcaaaaaTTCGGATgactcctttcaagcggctcgataggtttctttcaaaagactcggaaagctcttttcaagaggatcgaaacccacttttcaaaaagctcggaattcaaccttcaagaggctcggaagcgtacTTTAAAGAGGCTTCGATGCGTCCATTCAATATGCAAAGCCTCTCAACAAAAGGcgcggaagcctgctttcaagataTTCAGAAGGTCcgtacaagaggctcggaagtctcccttcaaagggctcggaattaatCTTTGAGgcaattcaaatatgacgtccactactttttgggatttctagactcCCTTCTACCCCcactgtcacgcttttttgtatacctagtacatgtactgtcacaaaatcttagacccccccccccctcagcagggacagcagggacagcgtggaccatgtccaagggcttgacgacccctccccagctgtctgcgagtcagggagaactgcctagggcgtggtggaatttagcagtgggctctgctaaaatccctcccaaaaaaccacaagtgcccgtaatcag
Encoded proteins:
- the LOC134207592 gene encoding uncharacterized protein LOC134207592; translated protein: MAEQQNPLEAIAQQMAQMMQAINNLTAKQAQYENQIHNRASTSQATDNGDASKYALGAVLSQINDNKDHPVAFASRTLYKHEINYSTTEKKALAIIWAIDKFNTYLHAFLFSLIQSNKIVTRNTYTKYITFYNLRDALKSQLTTPVLRDAIEVAIVNLAAVYIDAEFIKLLCAVDMFFAMFPKHKLTKLRFGTLILSYKDCTGVAAIGHGCELMSHNTRIFTRWLMTPTLRQDFNRMNIPGQEITLPYSYGPYLSGLGLVDKSPYSAALDCGLHMFSHLIGCALLSTRSINAIFFQPSGLSSVIDNAILFIYAHSCTSSLQLQFFKKSEIDTVKGIENEARRQIESLRKQLRSLEDAEVASADGEAGGVDPEAEPIQDNTGLGGAGDLDNVEDAGDFDDLYPEEPRSRDALDWYAYIAKYCRGAIPERMRAVAYDRWSQIKDVRPGTVGEFAKRMGRAQTH